A stretch of the Clarias gariepinus isolate MV-2021 ecotype Netherlands chromosome 26, CGAR_prim_01v2, whole genome shotgun sequence genome encodes the following:
- the ubr5 gene encoding E3 ubiquitin-protein ligase UBR5 isoform X7 → MTSIHFVVHPLPGTEDQLNDRLREVSEKLNKYNCNSHPQLNLLEQATLKQCVVGPNHAGFLLEDGRICRISFAVQPDRLELGKPDGNDGSKLSSGSGTGRTSRPGRTSDPPWFLSGSDTLGRLAGNTLGSRWSSGVGGGGGASGGSGGGGTGGGGSNSGGGGGASGGGGASSGRSSAAARDSRRQTRVIRTGRDRGSGLLGSQPQPVIPASVIPEELISQAQVVLQGKSRSVIIRELQRTNLDVNLAVNNLLSRDDEDGDDGDDTASESYLPGEDLMSLLDADIHSAHPSVIIDADAMFSEDISYFGYPSFRRSSLSRLGSSRVLLLPLERENELMRERESVLRLRERRWLDGASFDAERGSTSRDGEPSLDKKSVPLQSPVSLGEELQWWPDKDGVRFVSIGAMFSELVAISSKGELYQWKWNEPEPYRNSQNPSVHHPRVSFLGLSNEKITLLSANSIRATVATESNKVATWVDDTLSSVACKLEHGAQTFPELQGERIVSLHCCSLYTCAQLETSLYWWGVVPFSQRKKMLEKARAKNKKPKSSAGIASIPNITVGTQVCLRNNPLYHAGAVAFSVNAGVPKVGVLLESVWNMNDSCRFQLRSPESLKNMEKSSKAQETKAEIKPEMVKTEMGPPPSPASTCSDTSSIASSASLPYKRRRSTPAPKEEEKVNEEQWPLREVVFVEDVKNVPVGKVLKVDGAYVAVKFPGTSSSVSSQSAAPTDSDPSSLLQDCRLLRIDELQVVKTGGTPKVPDCFQRTPKKLCIPEKAEILAVNVDSKGVHAVLKTGSWVRYCIFDLATGKAEQENHFPTSNLAFLGQSERNVAIFTAGQESPIILRDGNGTIYPMAKDCMGGIRDPDWLDLPPIASLGIGVHSLANLPNNSTIKKKAAVIIMAVEKQTLMQHVLRCDYEACRQYLVGLEQAVLLEQNPHALGALLGHRCDGNRNLLHACVSVCFPISNKETKEEEEAERSERNTFAERLSAVEAIANAISVVSSNSSGNRTGSSSNRGLRLREMMRRSLRAASMGRHESGPSSSDHQDPVSPPIAPPSWVPDPPPMDPESDIDFILAPAVSSLTTASSGPSQGPSTSTIPGPSSEASVVESKDRKANAHLILKLMCDSVVLRPHLRDLLSAKDARGMTPFMLAVSGRAYPAAITVLEAAQKIAKAESSIGDKDIVNSVFMEMICPAGTNPDDSPLYVLCCNDTCSFTWTGAEHINQDIFECRTCGLLESLCCCTECARVCHKGHDCKLKRTSPTAYCDCWEKCKCKTLIAGQKAARLDLLYRLLTTTNLVTSPNSRGEHILLFLVQTVARQSVEHCQYRPPRIREDRNRKAVNAEDSDMPDHDLEPPRFAQLALERVLQDWNALKCMIMFGSQENKDPLSASSRIAHLLPEEQMYLNQQSGTIRLDCFTHCLIVKCAPDLTFIDTLLGTLVKELQNKYTPGRRDEAICVTRRFLRSVARVFVILSVEMASSKKKNNFVPQPIGKCRRVFQALLPYAVEELCNVAESLIVPVRMGIARPTAPFTLASTSIDAVQGSEELFSVEPLPPRPSPDQSNNSSQSASSYIIRNPQPRRSSQSQTARGRDEEQDDIVSADVEEVEVVEGVAGEEDHHDDQEEQGEEPAEAEGQHDEHDEDGSDMELDLLAAAETESDSESNHSNQDNASGRRSVVTAATAGSEAGASSVPAFFSEDDSQSNDSSDSDSSSSQSDDADQETYLLDEPLERTTGSAHANSAAQAPRSMQWAVRTTPSQRPGGGAPTSSSTPAASSAGLIYIDPSNLRRSSAISTSAAAAAAALEASNSSSYLTSASSLARAYSIVIRQISDLMSLIPKYNHLVYSQYPAAVKLTYQDAVNLQNYVEEKLVPTWNWMVSIMDSTEAQLRYGSALSSAGDPGHPSHPLHASQHSGRRERMTAREEASLRTLEGRRRAATLLTARQGMMSARGDFLNYALSLMRSHNDEHSDVLPVLDVCSLKHVAYVFQALIYWIKAMNLQTTLDTSQMDRKRNRDPLELALDNEDSEHENDDDTNQSSTLQDKEEDPVPSETGQHHPFFRRSDSMTFLGCIPPNPFEVPVAEAIPLADQPHLLQPNARKEDLFGRPSQGLYSSSYMASKGLSELTVDMNCLQILPTKMSYSANMKNVMSMESRQRGGDEQQTITQDIDVSKPGPSPHDLAAQLKSSLLAEIGLTESEGPPLPTFIPHCSFMGMVISHDMLLGRWRLSLELFGRVFMEDVGAEPGSILTELGGFEVKESKFRREMEKLRNLQSRDLALEVDRDRDQLIQQTMRQLNTHFGRRCTSTPMAVHRVKVTFKDEPGEGSGVARSFYTAIAQAFLSNDKLPNLDCVQSVSKGMQASNLMQRLRNRDRERERRSGGLRAGSRRDRDRDSRRQLSIDTRPFRPASEGNPSDEPDPLPAHRQALGERLYPRVHAMQPAFASKITGMLLELSPAQLLLLLASEDSLRARVEEAMELLITHGRENGADSILDLGLLDAPEKAQQENRKRHASTRSVVDMELDDTDDGDDNAPLFYQPGKRGFYSPRPGKNSEARLNCFRNIGRILGLCLLQNELCPITLNRHVIKVLLGRKVNWHDFAFFDPVMYESLRQLIRHSQSSEAEAVFAAMDLAFAIDLCKEEGSGQVELLAGGGSMPVTPQNVYEYVRKYAEHRMLVVAEQPLHAMRKGLLDVLPKNALEDLTAEDFRLLVNGCGEVNVQMLISFTSFNDESGENAEKLLQFKRWFWSIVEKMSMTERQDLVYFWTSSPSLPASEEGFQPMPSITIRPPDDQHLPTANTCISRLYVPLYSSKQILKQKLLLAIKTKNFGFV, encoded by the exons TACCGGCATCCGTCATTCCTGAGGAGCTCATCtctcag GCCCAAGTGGTCCTGCAAGGGAAATCGAGGAGCGTCATCATCCGCGAGCTGCAGCGCACCAACCTAGACGTCAACCTGGCCGTGAACAACCTGCTGAGCCGAGACGACGAAGATGGGGACGACGGCGATGACACGGCCAGCGAATCCTACCTACCTGGAG AAGACCTGATGTCGCTGCTGGATGCCGACATTCACTCAGCACACCCCAGCGTCATCATCGACGCAGACGCCATGTTCTCAGAGGACATCAGCTACTTCGGCTACCCGTCCTTCCGGCGCTCGTCGCTGTCACGCCTTGGCTCTTCACGAG TTCTCCTTCTTCCCCTAGAGCGCGAAAACGAACTGATGCGCGAGCGTGAGTCTGTGCTAAGGCTCCGCGAGAGGCGTTGGCTGGACGGTGCGTCCTTCGATGCAGAACGCGGCTCGACCAGCCGGGACGGAGAACCCAGCCTGGACAAGAAGAGCGTCCCCTTGCAGAGCCCCGTGTCTTTGGGAGAGGAGCTGCAGTGGTGGCCTGATAAG GACGGCGTGAGGTTTGTAAGCATCGGGGCAATGTTCTCCGAGCTCGTGGCCATCAGCTCCAAGGGTGAACTCTACCAGTGGAAGTGGAACGAACCAGAACCATACAGAAACTCACAA AATCCTTCAGTCCATCACCCTCGCGTGTCCTTTCTCGGCCTGAGCAATGAGAAGATCACGCTCTTGTCTGCTAACAGTATTCGGGCCACGGTGGCTACCGAGTCCAACAAG GTGGCGACGTGGGTGGATGACACGCTGAGTTCAGTAGCGTGTAAGCTGGAACACGGGGCTCAGACCTTCCCGGAGCTGCAGGGTGAACGCATCGTGTCTCTGCACTGCTGCTCTCTGTACACCTGCGCCCAGCTCGAGACCAGCCTCTACTGGTG GGGTGTCGTGCCTTTCAGTCAACGCAAAAAGATGCTTGAGAAGGCCAGGGCTAAGAACAAGAAGCCCAAATCCAGCGCTGGAATCGCCTCCATTCCCAACATTACAGTGGGCACTCAG GTGTGTTTGAGGAACAATCCCCTGTATCACGCAGGTGCCGTGGCCTTCTCTGTGAACGCCGGCGTCCCCAAGGTCGGTGTATTGCTCGAGTCCGTGTGGAATATGAACGACAGCTGTCGCTTTCAGTTACGATCTCCTGAAAGCCTGAAGAACATGGAGAAGAGCTCCAAGGCCCAAGAGACCAA ggCGGAAATCAAACCTGAAATGGTCAAAACCGAGATGGGTCCACCCCCGTCTCCGGCGTCCACGTGCAGCGATACGTCCTCCATCGCCAGCAGTGCCTCTCTgccttaca AACGGAGGCGCTCCACACCGGCGCCCAAAGAGGAGGAGAAGGTCAACGAAGAGCAGTGGCCTCTGCGCGAGGTCGTATTTGTGGAGGATGTTAAAAATGTCCCAGTAGGGAAG GTGCTAAAAGTCGATGGTGCATATGTTGCTGTGAAATTTCCAGGGACGTCGAGCAGCGTGAGCAGCCAGAGTGCAGCTCCCACTGACTCTGACCCGTCCTCACTCCTGCAGGACTGCAGGCTGCTCCGAATCGATGAGCTACAG GTTGTTAAAACTGGTGGAACTCCTAAAGTTCCAGACTGTTTTCAGCGCACACCTAAAAAACTTTGTATTCCAGAAAAGGCTGAAATTTTAGCTGTGAATGTTGACTCCAAAG GAGTCCATGCTGTTCTCAAAACAGGAAGTTGGGTCCGGTACTGTATTTTCGACTTGGCCACTGGTAAAGCCGAGCAAGAGAATCATTTCCCTACAAGTAACCTGGCCTTTCTGGGCCAAAGCGAGCGTAATGTGGCCATCTTCACTGCTGGCCAG GAGAGCCCCATCATCCTACGTGATGGCAACGGCACCATTTACCCCATGGCCAAAGACTGCATGGGTGGCATCCGAGACCCTGATTGGCTGGACCTTCCACCTATTGCTAGTTTGGGAATCGGAGTTCACTCACTCGCCAACCTGCCCAATAACTCCACAATCAAGAAGAAAGCTGCCGTCATCATCATGGCAGTAGAG AAGCAGACATTGATGCAGCACGTGTTGCGCTGCGATTACGAAGCGTGTCGGCAGTACCTGGTGGGTTTAGAGCAGGCCGTGCTCTTGGAACAGAACCCTCATGCACTTGGCGCTCTGCTCGGCCATCGGTGCGACGGAAACAGGAACCTCCTGCACGCCTGCGTCTCCGTCTGCTTTCCCATCAGCAACAAAGAGACCAAGGAGGAAGAAG AAGCCGAACGTTCGGAAAGAAACACCTTTGCCGAGCGGCTATCTGCAGTCGAAGCCATCGCCAATGCCATTTCAGTGGTATCCAGCAATAGCTCTGGAAACAGGACCGGATCATCCAGCAATCGCGG ACTGCGTCTCCGAGAGATGATGAGGCGCTCTCTCCGAGCAGCCTCGATGGGCCGACACGAATCAGGCCCCTCCTCTAGTGACCACCAGGACCCGGTGTCACCACCCATCGCCCCGCCTAGCTGGGTGCCAGACCCTCCTCCCATGGATCCTG AGAGCGACATTGATTTCATCCTGGCCCCTGCAGTCAGTTCGCTCACCACGGCGTCATCCGGCCCCAGTCAGGGTCCGAGCACATCCACCATTCCGG GCCCGTCATCCGAAGCGTCCGTAGTGGAGAGCAAAGACCGCAAGGCCAACGCTCACCTGATCCTCAAGCTGATGTGCGACAGCGTTGTCCTGAGACCTCATCTACGGGACCTGCTCTCTGCAAA GGACGCTCGAGGCATGACTCCGTTCATGTTAGCCGTCAGTGGGAGGGCATACCCAGCAGCCATCACTGTCCTGGAGGCAGCCCAAAAAATAGCCAAGG CAGAGTCCAGTATCGGGGACAAGGACATCGTGAACTCCGTGTTTATGGAAATGATCTGTCCTGCCGGGACAAACCCTGACGACTCACCTCTCTACGTGCTTTGCTGTAACGACACTTGTAGCTTCACCTGGACCGGGGCTGAGCACATCAACCAG gACATCTTCGAGTGCAGGACATGTGGTCTGCTGGAGTCTCTGTGTTGCTGTACCGAGTGTGCCAGAGTTTGCCACAAAGGCCATGATTGCAA GCTTAAGAGAACCTCTCCCACTGCGTACTGTGACTGCTGGGAGAAGTGCAAGTGTAAAACCCTGATCGCTGGGCAGAAAGCAGCTCGTCTGGATCTGCTCTATAGGCTGCTGACCACCACCAACCTAGTGACCAGTCCCAACAGCAG GGGTGAGCACATCTTGCTGTTCCTGGTACAGACAGTCGCAAGGCAGAGCGTCGAGCACTGTCAGTACCGGCCGCCCCGTATCAGAGAGGACCGGAACCGCAAGGCTGTTAACGCagaag ACTCTGACATGCCGGATCATGACCTTGAGCCTCCACGCTTTGCCCAGCTGGCTCTGGAGCGTGTGCTGCAGGACTGGAACGCTCTTAAGTGCATGATAATGTTTGGCTCGCAGGAGAACAAAGATCC ACTGAGTGCGAGCAGCCGAATTGCTCATCTCTTGCCTGAGGAGCAGATGTACCTGAACCAGCAAAGTGGAACAATCAGGCTGGACTGCTTCACTCACTGCCTCATCGTCAAGTGTGCTCCAGACCTCACT TTTATCGACACACTACTGGGAACACTGGTAAAAGAACTGCAGAACAAATACACCCCGGGTCGCAGAGACGAGGCCATCTGTGTCACACGTCGCTTCCTGCGCTCTGTCGCCAGGGTTTTCGTCATCCTTAGCGTCGAGATGGCTTCATCCaagaagaaaaa CAACTTCGTCCCGCAGCCCATAGGGAAGTGCAGGCGTGTTTTCCAGGCCCTGCTGCCTTACGCCGTCGAGGAGTTGTGTAACGTCGCCGAGTCTCTGATCGTGCCGGTGCGCATGGGCATCGCCAGGCCGACGGCTCCATTTACGCTGGCCAGCACCAGCATCGACGCTGTACAGGGCAGCGAGGAGCTTTTCTCTGTGGAGCCGCTTCCCCCACGGCCATCACCGGATCAGTCCAACAA TTCCAGCCAGTCAGCTTCCTCTTACATCATCAGGAACCCTCAACCTCGGCGcagcagccaatcacagactgcACGTGGACGAGACGAGGAGCAGGACGACATTGTGTCTGCTGATGTCGAGGAG GTGGAGGTAGTGGAGGGAGTCGCAGGGGAGGAAGATCACCATGACGACCAGGAGGAGCAGGGGGAGGAGCCTGCAGAAGCTGAGGGACAACATGATGAGCACGACGAGGACG GAAGCGACATGGAGCTCGATCTGCTGGCTGCCGCAGAGACGGAGAGCGACAGTGAAAGTAACCACAGCAACCAGGACAATGCAAGCGGGCGCCGTAGTGTCGTCACGGCAGCGACGGCCGGTTCCGAAGCAG GTGCGAGCAGCGTGCCTGCCTTCTTCTCCGAGGACGACTCCCAGTCGAACGACTCGAGCGACTcagacagcagcagcagccagaGTGATGACGCAGATCAGGAGACGTACCTCCTGGATGAACCGCTCGAGAGGACCACGGGTTCCGCCCATGCCAACAGCGCCGCTCAGGCCCCACGCTCCATGCAGTGGGCGGTGCGCACCACTCCTAGCCAGCGCCCGGGCGGGGGCGCCCCCACCAGCTCCTCCACTCCTGCAG CGAGCTCCGCAGGCCTCATCTACATCGATCCGTCTAACCTGCGCCGCAGCAGCGCCATTAGCACCAGCGCAGCAGCCGCCGCCGCAGCCCTGGAGGCCAGCAACTCCAGCAGCTACCTGACGTCTGCCAGCAGCCTGGCACGAGCCTACAGTATCGTCATCCGCCAGATTTCTGACCTCATGAGCCTCATCCCCAAATACAACCACCTGGTTTACTCACAGTACCCCGCTGCCGTGAAACTCACCTATCAGGATGCAGTCAACCTACAG AACTATGTGGAGGAGAAGTTGGTCCCGACATGGAACTGGATGGTGTCCATCATGGACTCAACGGAGGCTCAGCTGCGCTATGGCTCGGCCCTGTCCTCTGCAGGAGACCCCGGACACCCGAGCCACCCGCTGCATGCCTCACAGCACTCCGGCCGCAGGGAGCGCATGACCGCACGTGAAGAGGCCAGCCTGCGAACGCTGGAGGGACGCAG gcgCGCAGCTACTTTGTTGACTGCTCGTCAAGGCATGATGTCAGCGCGCGGAGACTTTCTGAACTACGCGCTCTCCCTGATGCGCTCCCATAACGACGAGCACTCTGACGTCCTGCCCGTTTTGGATGTGTGCTCGCTGAAACACGTGGCCTACGTCTTCCAGGCTCTTATTTACTGGATTAAAGCCATGAACCTACAGACCACGCTGGACACTTCACAGATGGACAGGAAAAG GAACCGTGACCCATTGGAACTTGCGTTGGACAATGAGGACTCTGAGCATGAGAATGATGACGACACCAATCAGA GCTCCACCCTTCAAGATAAGGAGGAGGATCCTGTCCCTTCAGAAACCGGTCAGCACCACCCATTCTTCCGTCGCTCCGACTCCATGACCTTCCTCGGCTGCATTCCGCCAAATCCCTTCGAAGTCCCCGTGGCCGAGGCCATCCCTCTGGCTGACCAGCCTCACTTGCTACAG CCGAATGCTAGAAAGGAGGACCTGTTCGGGCGTCCGAGTCAGGGTCTTTACTCATCCTCCTACATGGCAAGCAAAGGTCTCTCAGAGCTCACTGTGGATATGAACTGCTTACAG ATTCTGCCCACCAAAATGTCCTATTCAGCCAATATGAAAAATGTCATGAGTATGGAGTCTCGGCAGAGGGGCGGAGACGAGCAGCAGACGATAACGCAGGACATAGACGTCTCGAAGCCCGGCCCCTCCCCCCATGACCTTGCCGCCCAGTTAAAGAGCAGCCTCCTCGCAGAGATCGGACTGACCGAGAGCGAAGGCCCACCCCTTCCTACTTTCAT TCCTCACTGTAGCTTCATGGGGATGGTGATCTCTCACGACATGCTGCTGGGCCGGTGGCGTCTCTCCCTCGAGCTCTTCGGCCGTGTCTTTATGGAGGATGTTGGGGCTGAACCTGGATCT ATCCTGACGGAGCTGGGTGGTTTCGAGGTGAAGGAGTCGAAGTTCCGACGGGAGATGGAGAAGCTGCGGAACCTGCAGTCTCGCGACCTGGCTCTGGAGGTCGACCGCGATCGCGACCAGCTTATCCAGCAGACCATGCGACAGCTCAACACGCACTTCGGGCGCCGTTGCACCAGCACGCCCATGGCTGTGCACCGCGTCAAGGTCACGTTCAAGGACGAGCCTGGCGAGGGCAGCGGCGTGGCACGCAGCTTCTACACAGCCATCGCGCAGGCGTTCCTGTCCAACGACAAACTGCCCAACCTCGACTGCGTACAGAGCGTCAGCAAGGGCATGCAGGCTAGCA aTTTGATGCAGCGCTTGAGAAACCGAGAccgggagagggagaggaggagtGGTGGCCTGAGGGCAGGATCCAGAAGAGACCGTGACAG GGACTCTCGCAGGCAGCTGTCCATTGACACCAGGCCGTTCCGTCCTGCCTCGGAGGGGAACCCGAGTGACGAGCCGGACCCGCTGCCTGCTCACAGGCAGGCTTTAGGGGAGCGTCTCTACCCTCGGGTCCATGCCATGCAGCCA gCGTTTGCCAGTAAAATCACAGGCATGTTGCTGGAGCTTTCACCTGCTCAGCTGCTGCTGCTCCTGGCCAGTGAGGATTCCCTCCGAGCTCGTGTAGAGGAGGCCATGGAGCTTCTCATCACACACGGGAG ggAAAACGGTGCCGACAGCATACTGGATCTCGGTCTTCTCGACGCTCCAGAGAAAGCACAG CAGGAGAACAGGAAGAGACATGCTTCCACCCGCAGTGTGGTGGACATGGAGCTGGACGATACGGATGACGGCGACGATAACGCGCCCCTGTTTTACCAGCCTGGAAAGAGGGGCTTCTACTCCCCCCGGCCTGGGAAAAACTCTGAGGCCAGACTTAACTGCTTCCGCAACATCGGCAG AATACTCGGCTTGTGTCTGTTGCAGAATGAACTTTGCCCCATCACCCTGAACAGGCACGTCATCAAAGTGCTGCTGGGTAGAAAG GTGAACTGGCATGACTTTGCGTTTTTTGACCCGGTGATGTACGAGAGTTTGCGACAGCTCATCCGCCACTCGCAGTCGAGCGAGGCCGAGGCGGTGTTCGCTGCCATGGACCTCGCCTTCGCCATCGACTTGTGCAAGGAGGAAGGATCCGGACAG GTGGAGCTGTTGGCTGGCGGCGGCAGCATGCCCGTGACTCCTCAGAACGTGTACGAGTATGTGAGGAAGTACGCTGAACACAGGATGCTGGTTGTAGCAGAGCAGCCTCTGCAT gCCATGAGGAAGGGCCTCCTGGACGTGCTTCCTAAGAATGCTCTGGAGGACCTCACAGCCGAAGACTTCAGGCTACTCGTCAACGGCTGCGGCGAGGTCAACGTGCAGATGCTCATCAGCTTCACCTCCTTCAACGATGAATCTG GTGAAAACGCAGAGAAGTTGCTGCAGTTTAAACGCTGGTTTTGGTCCATTGTGGAGAAAATGAGCATGACTGAGAGGCAGGATCTG GTATATTTCTGGACGTCCAGCCCGTCCCTACCAGCCAGCGAAGAAGGTTTTCAGCCGATGCCGTCCATCACTATCAGGCCCCCGGACGACCAGCACCTCCCCACGGCCAACACGTGCATCTCGCGCCTCTACGTTCCGCTTTACTCCTCGAAACAGATCCTGAAACAGAAGCTTCTCCTCGCCATCAAGACCAAGAACTTCGGCTTTGTGTAG